A portion of the Toxotes jaculatrix isolate fToxJac2 chromosome 16, fToxJac2.pri, whole genome shotgun sequence genome contains these proteins:
- the LOC121195757 gene encoding protein NLRC3-like, which translates to MDHTSQFIQGLLSGIRPGSDQGLKSNNSTLTQDQESSEVPSAQSAQQHQTHLDSIFMLLEENIVTFVKKELKKIHKVMSPDYPECSESQREDEEVLDGEDEEQRWSSRQAFVKITVNLLRRMKQEELADCLHSRHDAAVCQRKLKSTLKKKFQCVFEGISKAGNPTLLNQIYTELYITEGGTGEVNDEHEVRQIETASRKPARPETSIRQEDLFKASPGRDGPIRTVMTKGVAGIGKTVLTQKLTLDWAEDKANQDIHFTFPFTFRELNVLKEKKFSLVELVHHFFTETKEAGLCRFEEVQVLFIFDGLDECRLPLDFHNTEILTDVTESTSVDVLLTNLIRGKLLPSARLWITTRPAAANQIPPECVDMVTEVRGFTDPQKEEYFRKRFREEEQVRRIISHIKTSRSLHIMCHIPVFCWISATVLEDVLETREGGGLPKTLTEMYIHFLVVQSKLKNVKYDGGVETDQHWSPETRKMIESLGKLAFEQLQKGNLIFYESDLTECGIDIRAASVYSGVFTQVFKEERGLYQDKVFCFVHLSVQEFLAALHVHLTFINSGVNLLSEEQSTSNWSKLFRDKPDPTQLYQRAVDKALQSPNGHLDLFLRFLLGLSLQTNQTLLRGLLTQTGSGSQTNQQTVQYIKKKIGETPSAEQSINLFHCLNELNDRSLVEQIQQSLSSGRLSTDGLSPAQWSALVFILLSSEKDLDVFDLKKYSASEEALLKLLPVVKASNKALLSSCNLSERSCEALSSVLSSQSSSLRDLDLSNNGLQDSWVKLLSAGLKSPHCTLETLRLSSCNLSERSCEALSPVLSSQSSSLRHLDLSNNDLQDSGVKLLSAGLKSPHCSLETLRVEPGGVQWLRPGVRKYFCELTIDTNTLNRKIKLSYNNRKMTCVEEDESYPDHPDRFDYWPQLLCSNGLTGRCYWEVEWRGRVDISVSYRGIRRKGDRENCLFGENNQSWTLFCSDGGYSVWHNNRVTRVSSSSSSSSLSDRVAVYVDCPAGSLSFYRVSSDSLIHLYTFNTTFTEPLYPGFGLWFWLSGS; encoded by the exons gaccaggagagctcagaggttcccagtgctcagtctgcccagcagcatcaaacacacctggactccatatttatg ctgctggaggagaacattgtcacttttgtgaagaaggagctgaagaagatacATAAGGTTATGAGTCCAGATTatccagaatgctcagagagtcagagggaggatgaggaggtgttggacggtgaggatgaagagcagaggtggagcagcagacaggcttttgtgaagatcacagtgaacttactgaggagaatgaagcaggaggagctggctgactgtctgcacagca gacatgatgctgcagtttgtcaacgtaaacttaaatctactctaaagaagaagttccagtgtgtgtttgaggggatctctaaagcaggaaacccaacccttctgaatcagatctacacagagctctacatcacagagggagggactggagaggtcaatgatgaacatgaggtcagacagattgaaactgcatccaggaaaccagccagaccagaaacaagcatcagacaagaagacctctttaaagcctcacctggaagagatggaccaatcagaacagtgatgacaaagggagtggctggcattgggaaaacagtcttaacacagaagttgactctggactgggctgaagacaaagccaaccaggacatacacttcacatttccatttacgttcagagagctgaatgtgctgaaagagaaaaagttcagcttggtggaacttgttcatcacttctttactgaaaccaaagaagcaggactctgcaggtttgaagaggtccaggttctgttcatctttgatggtctggatgagtgtcgacttcctctggacttccacaacactgagatcctgactgatgttacagagtccacctcagtggatgtgctgctgacaaacctcatcagggggaaactgcttccctctgctcgcctctggataaccacacgacctgcagcagccaatcagatccctcctgagtgtgttgacatggtgacagaggtcagagggttcactgacccacagaaggaggagtacttcaggaagaggttcagagaagaggagcaggtcagaaggatcatctcccacatcaagacttcacgaagcctccacatcatgtgccacatcccggtcttctgctggatctctgctacagttctggaagatgtgttggaaaccagagagggaggagggctgcccaagaccctgactgagatgtacatccacttcctggtggttcagtccaaactgaagaatgttaagtatgatggaggagttGAGACAGATcaacactggagtccagagaccaggaagatgattgagtctctgggaaaactggcttttgagcagctgcagaaaggaaacctgatcttctatgaatcagacctgacagagtgtggcatcgatatcagagcagcctcagtgtactcaggagtgttcacacaggtctttaaagaggagagaggactgtaccaggacaaggtgttctgcttcgtccatctaagtgttcaggagtttctggctgctcttcatgtccatctgaccttcatcaactctggagtcaatctgctgtcagaagaacaatcaacctccaactggtctaaactgttcagagacaaacctgatccaacacagctctaccagagggctgtggacaaggccttacagagtccaaatggacacctggacttgttcctccgcttcctcctgggtctttcactgcagaccaatcagactctcctacgaggtctgctgacacagacaggaagtggctcacagaccaatcagcaaacagtccagtacatcaagaagaagattggcgagactccctctgcagagcaaagcatcaacctgttccactgtctgaatgaactgaatgatcgttctctagtggagcagatccaacagtccctgagttcaggacgtctgtCCACAGATGgactgtctcctgctcagtggtcagctctggtcttcatcttattgtcctcagaaaaagatctggacgtgtttgacctgaagaaatactctgcttcagaggaggctcttctgaagctgctgccagttgtcaaagcctctaacaaagctct actgagcagctgtaacctctcagagagaagctgtgaagctctgtcctcagttctcagctcccagtcctctagtctgagagacctggacctgagtaacaatggcCTGCAGGATTCAtgggtgaagctgctgtctgctggactgaagagtccacactgtaccctggagactctcag actgagcagctgtaacctctcagagagaagctgtgaggCTCTGTCcccagttctcagctcccagtcctctagtctgagacacctggacctgagtaacaatgacctgcaggattcaggagtgaagcttctgtctgctggactgaagagtccacactgttccctggagactctcag ggtggagcctggtggagtccaatggttgagaccaggtgtgaggaagt atttctgtgaactcaccatcgacacaaacacactaaacagaAAGATCAAGCTGTCTTACAACAACAGGAAGATGACAtgtgtggaggaggatgagtcatatcctgatcatccagacagatttgactaCTGGCCTCAGCttctgtgtagtaatggtctgactggtcgctgttactgggaggtcgagtggagaggaagggttgatatatcagtgagttacagaggaattagaaggaaaggagacagagaaaactgtttgtttggagagaACAATCAGTCCTGgactctgttctgctctgatggtggttactctgtttggcacaataacagagTGACAcgtgtctcctcctcttcatcatcttcctctctctctgacagagtagcagtgtatgtggactgtcctgctggctctctgtccttctacagagtctcctctgactcactgatccacctctacaccttcaacaccacattcactgaacctctgtatcctgggtttgggctctggttctggttgtctggttcc